In Cystobacter fuscus DSM 2262, one DNA window encodes the following:
- a CDS encoding LodA/GoxA family CTQ-dependent oxidase has product MTRFFRIHPAVGVARVGNSPEEFFVGPERPGEPANFDLAQKKFRPFKDSQGRIKRQAARFRVFEYELKGGSIVPLREVTAGGNGVVGIKWKVHLANRKAAFFTFDGQDGVDGIWKGPEPEAGKPRVNLRNAHVRGAAERERLLVIDPGLKSISGRSQAPVAFTNTKSHIPIATLGELRTDENGHLLVLGGLGQSNKLPQGKLIDNYVNNDHWFDDMSDGPVSAEVTYTEGGKAQTVTLEGSTGAWVLVGPPDFAPSVGNVVRLLDTMWDVAVRSPSVELFDTDGLFDQGLLARLKKQRKDWNEQTQSFQTYRPSFRQEIFPILERALGHRHVHNPEASKAYHGTFAGAEVDMGTVASSKGKRLRKTIFNYMRDPSNDNSEPLLMPKGLGDNYSDTEGPRPGYFTTLTRVQYALLKRWSEGEFEEDWNEAAARAIDPAITAEGLDRASLENSVGGPFFPGIDCSWMVRQPELYASPFRIKHTGVAFPNTAKLPIGPGFFSQQMALPWQADFYQCKKQFFPQPHVQYQGEGMYHMWWSAHRPDDVYEKKGDFQMVPWTRKLEAVAAVEAQKPEFTNIATEDVPAIDLTMYIQMQQNWPQLGFVINEGDSHFETQERSAAPTGTPLYGATRIKLKSWKTDYLHRPDAAQGVTTWGEGIGSEWNVEWVSNNKLKLKSWKGDYLLRADTPQGVTTGGPGVSAEWLIEAANGKFMLKSSKGDCLHRPDSAQGVTTWGEGIGNLWQVEVL; this is encoded by the coding sequence ATGACCCGATTCTTCAGAATCCATCCCGCCGTGGGCGTCGCCCGCGTGGGCAATTCCCCGGAGGAGTTCTTCGTCGGCCCCGAGCGGCCCGGAGAGCCCGCCAACTTCGATCTCGCCCAGAAGAAGTTCCGGCCCTTCAAGGACAGCCAGGGCCGCATCAAGCGGCAGGCGGCCCGCTTCCGCGTCTTCGAGTACGAGCTGAAGGGCGGCAGCATCGTTCCCCTGCGCGAGGTGACCGCGGGCGGCAACGGCGTCGTCGGCATCAAGTGGAAGGTGCACCTGGCCAATCGCAAGGCGGCCTTCTTCACGTTCGACGGACAGGACGGGGTGGACGGCATCTGGAAGGGACCCGAGCCGGAGGCGGGCAAGCCGCGGGTCAACCTGCGCAATGCCCACGTGCGGGGCGCGGCCGAGCGGGAGCGGTTGCTCGTCATCGATCCCGGCCTCAAGTCCATCTCCGGCCGTAGCCAGGCACCCGTGGCCTTCACCAACACCAAGAGCCACATCCCCATCGCCACCCTGGGCGAGCTGCGCACGGATGAGAATGGCCACCTGCTCGTGCTCGGTGGACTCGGGCAGTCCAACAAGCTCCCCCAGGGCAAGCTCATCGACAACTATGTGAACAACGATCACTGGTTCGATGACATGTCGGATGGGCCCGTGAGCGCCGAGGTGACCTACACGGAGGGCGGCAAGGCCCAGACGGTGACGCTGGAGGGCTCCACCGGCGCCTGGGTGCTGGTGGGGCCGCCGGACTTCGCGCCCTCGGTGGGCAACGTCGTCCGCCTGCTCGACACCATGTGGGACGTGGCGGTGCGCTCCCCCTCGGTGGAGCTGTTCGACACCGATGGCCTCTTCGACCAGGGGCTATTGGCCCGGCTCAAGAAGCAGCGCAAGGACTGGAATGAGCAGACACAGTCCTTCCAGACCTACCGCCCCTCCTTCCGGCAGGAGATCTTCCCCATCCTCGAGCGCGCCCTGGGGCACCGGCACGTGCACAACCCCGAGGCCTCCAAGGCCTACCACGGGACGTTCGCGGGCGCGGAGGTGGATATGGGGACGGTGGCGTCCTCCAAGGGCAAGCGTCTGCGCAAGACCATCTTCAACTACATGCGCGACCCCTCCAACGACAACAGCGAACCCCTGCTGATGCCCAAGGGGTTGGGCGACAACTATTCGGACACCGAGGGTCCCCGGCCGGGCTACTTCACGACCCTCACGCGCGTGCAGTACGCGCTGCTCAAGCGCTGGTCCGAGGGGGAGTTCGAGGAGGACTGGAACGAGGCGGCGGCCCGGGCCATCGATCCGGCCATCACCGCCGAGGGTCTGGACAGGGCCTCGCTGGAGAACAGCGTGGGAGGCCCCTTCTTCCCCGGCATCGATTGCAGCTGGATGGTGCGTCAGCCCGAGCTGTATGCGTCTCCCTTCCGGATCAAACACACGGGCGTGGCGTTCCCCAACACGGCGAAGTTGCCCATTGGCCCGGGGTTCTTCTCCCAGCAGATGGCGCTGCCCTGGCAGGCGGACTTCTACCAGTGCAAGAAGCAGTTCTTCCCCCAGCCGCATGTCCAGTACCAGGGGGAGGGCATGTATCACATGTGGTGGTCCGCCCACCGTCCGGATGACGTCTACGAGAAGAAGGGCGACTTCCAGATGGTTCCCTGGACGCGCAAGTTGGAGGCGGTGGCCGCGGTCGAGGCACAGAAGCCGGAGTTCACGAACATCGCCACCGAGGACGTCCCCGCCATCGATCTGACCATGTACATCCAGATGCAGCAGAACTGGCCGCAGCTGGGCTTCGTCATCAACGAGGGCGACAGCCACTTCGAGACCCAGGAGCGCAGCGCCGCCCCGACCGGCACTCCCCTGTACGGCGCCACCCGGATCAAGCTGAAGTCGTGGAAGACCGACTACCTGCACCGGCCCGACGCGGCTCAAGGGGTCACCACCTGGGGCGAGGGTATCGGCTCGGAGTGGAACGTCGAATGGGTGAGCAACAACAAGCTCAAGCTGAAGTCGTGGAAGGGCGACTACCTGCTGCGGGCCGACACGCCGCAAGGGGTGACGACCGGGGGCCCGGGTGTCAGTGCCGAGTGGCTCATCGAGGCCGCCAACGGCAAGTTCATGTTGAAGTCCTCCAAGGGCGATTGCCTGCACCGGCCCGACTCGGCTCAAGGGGTCACCACCTGGGGCGAGGGCATCGGCAACCTCTGGCAGGTCGAAGTGCTGTAG
- a CDS encoding NAD(P)/FAD-dependent oxidoreductase — translation MSTPLSSSSMDPMDTPDFEARPPRVSSHDVVVVGGGVAGLSAALTLVRAGLSACVLERTDYSPWRPGETLSPVAYAELQQLLAPEPLALETEGFLVSHGLEATWGSEQPHHHSFLTNPYGSGWHVERRHLDALLARHVQAHQVPMWRQSCVTHLERRERGWRVRARTPEGPLELRCSALVDATGRSAQVARHCGVRRLDWDELCSVSAILDRPPGHQERQLVVEATPLGWWYAAPLPQGRLILTLMSDVDVLERHGALKPAGWSALFSSTRQLSGRLGPLPAVARLQVRRCETSRLEHAAGADWAAVGDAAAMWDPLSSSGILKGLRTGREAARALVAALGGDGGALKDYDRRRAEEFTHYLFARQAHYAQERRWAGEDFWRRRLGTSVAA, via the coding sequence ATGAGCACTCCTCTCTCTTCCAGCTCCATGGACCCGATGGACACCCCTGACTTCGAGGCCCGGCCCCCCCGCGTCTCCTCCCATGACGTCGTGGTGGTGGGGGGCGGCGTGGCGGGCCTGAGTGCCGCGCTGACCCTGGTGAGGGCGGGCCTGTCCGCGTGCGTGCTGGAGCGCACGGACTACTCCCCATGGCGCCCCGGGGAAACCCTCTCCCCGGTGGCGTACGCCGAACTCCAGCAATTGCTGGCACCCGAGCCCCTGGCGTTGGAGACCGAGGGCTTCCTCGTCTCCCACGGCCTGGAGGCCACCTGGGGCTCGGAGCAGCCCCACCACCACTCCTTCCTCACCAACCCCTACGGGAGCGGCTGGCATGTGGAACGACGGCACCTGGATGCGCTGCTGGCCCGCCACGTCCAGGCGCACCAGGTGCCGATGTGGCGGCAGTCCTGTGTCACCCACCTGGAGCGGCGGGAGCGCGGGTGGCGGGTGCGGGCGCGCACTCCCGAGGGCCCCCTGGAACTGCGCTGCTCGGCCCTGGTGGATGCGACCGGGCGCTCGGCCCAGGTGGCGCGGCACTGTGGGGTGCGGCGGCTCGACTGGGATGAGCTGTGCAGCGTCTCGGCGATCCTGGACAGGCCGCCGGGCCACCAGGAGCGGCAACTGGTGGTGGAGGCCACGCCCCTGGGCTGGTGGTACGCCGCGCCGCTGCCCCAGGGACGTCTCATCCTCACCCTGATGAGCGACGTGGATGTGCTCGAGCGCCACGGGGCCTTGAAGCCGGCGGGATGGAGCGCGCTCTTCTCCTCCACCCGGCAGCTGTCCGGCAGGCTGGGGCCGCTGCCGGCGGTGGCGCGGTTGCAGGTGCGCCGCTGCGAGACGAGCCGCCTGGAGCACGCGGCGGGTGCGGACTGGGCGGCGGTGGGGGATGCCGCGGCGATGTGGGATCCCCTCTCCTCGAGCGGCATCCTCAAGGGGCTGCGCACCGGGCGCGAGGCGGCGCGGGCCCTGGTGGCCGCGCTGGGCGGAGACGGTGGCGCGCTGAAGGACTATGACCGGCGGCGGGCCGAGGAATTCACCCACTACCTGTTCGCGCGCCAGGCGCACTATGCCCAGGAGCGGCGCTGGGCGGGCGAGGACTTCTGGCGGCGCCGGCTGGGCACGTCCGTGGCGGCATGA